One Spiribacter halobius DNA segment encodes these proteins:
- the trmH gene encoding tRNA (guanosine(18)-2'-O)-methyltransferase TrmH, translated as MTAERLARFRATLDRRQPDLRVLLDGVHKPHNVSAILRTCDAVGVYQAHAVWPGDRLAVHRQTSAGAGQWVRMRTHEAVGPAVSSLQGEGLQVYAAHLSERAVDFRSVDYTRPCAVLMGAELWGVSQAGAAAADAHISIPMAGLVASLNVSVAAAVILFEAQRQRAAAGLYDTPRLDPETYHQTLFEWLHPRLAEHLRARGKPYPALDGDGDPVRG; from the coding sequence ATGACCGCCGAACGCCTCGCCCGCTTCCGGGCGACGCTGGACCGCCGCCAGCCGGACCTGCGGGTGCTGCTGGACGGCGTCCACAAGCCGCACAACGTGAGCGCCATCCTGCGCACCTGTGACGCCGTCGGCGTCTATCAGGCGCACGCGGTCTGGCCTGGCGACCGGCTGGCGGTGCATCGCCAGACCTCGGCGGGGGCCGGCCAGTGGGTGCGGATGCGCACCCACGAGGCGGTCGGCCCGGCGGTGAGCTCGCTGCAGGGCGAGGGGCTGCAGGTGTATGCCGCCCATCTCTCGGAGCGGGCCGTCGACTTCCGCAGCGTCGACTACACCCGCCCCTGCGCCGTGCTCATGGGGGCCGAGCTCTGGGGCGTGAGCCAGGCAGGTGCGGCCGCCGCGGATGCCCATATCAGCATTCCCATGGCCGGGCTGGTCGCCTCGCTCAACGTCTCCGTCGCCGCTGCGGTGATCCTGTTCGAGGCCCAGCGCCAGCGCGCCGCCGCCGGCCTCTACGACACCCCGCGCCTGGACCCGGAGACCTATCACCAGACACTGTTCGAGTGGCTCCACCCCAGGCTCGCCGAGCACCTGCGCGCCCGGGGCAAGCCCTATCCGGCGCTGGATGGGGATGGGGATCCGGTGCGCGGCTAG